The region GGCAGCGCCCAGGACAGACACATGAAGACCACGCCATTGGATACCGCGCCTCCTGGCAAACGTAGCGGTAGTTATTACGGCCTGGGCACATACTTGGGGTTGGCCGGCGCGTTGCTGGCGATGATTGTGCTGTTTTCGTTCCTGAGCAGCCACTTTCTCTCCTACGCTACCTTCAGCACATTGGCCAACCAGATTCCCGATTTGATGGTGCTGGCGGTTGGCATGACCTTCGTGCTGATCATTGGCGGCATCGATCTATCGGTCGGATCGGTATTGGCCCTGGCAGCCTCGGCAGTCAGTGTCGCCATGCTGGGGTGGGGCTGGAGCGTGCTGCCGGCTGCGTTGCTGGGTATGGCCGTGGCAGCGCTGACAGGGAGTATCACCGGTTCAATTACAGTCGCCTGGCGTATTCCATCCTTTATCGTTTCCCTGGGCGTACTGGAAATGGCCAGGGGCCTGGCCTACCAATTGACCGATTCGCGTACCGCCTATATTGGCGACGCTTTCGCTTGGCTCTCCAATCCTTGGGCGTTCGGAATATCACCGTCGTTCATCATCGCCTTGCTGGTGATCGTCGTTGCCCAGCTGGTACTGACGCGCACGGTGTTCGGGCGCTACCTGATAGGCATCGGCACCAATGAAGAGGCCGTACGCCTGGCCGGCATCGACCCGCGCCCCTACAAGGTCCTGGTGTTTTCGCTGATGGGCTTGCTGGCCGGCCTTGCCGCTCTGTTCCAGATTTCCCGCCTGGAGGCCGCCGACCCCAATGCTGGCTCTGGCCTTGAGCTTCAGGTCATTGCCGCTGTGGTGATCGGCGGGACCAGTTTGATGGGCGGGCGCGGCTCAGTGATCAGCACGTTCTTTGGCGTATTGATTATCTCTGTGCTGGCCGCAGGCCTGGCCCAGATCGGCGCATCGGAGCCAACCAAACGCATTATTACCGGGGCGGTAATCGTTATCGCCGTGGTCCTCGACACCTATCGTAGCCGGCGCAGTAGCCGGCGGAACTGACTCATGGCAACTATCAAAGATGTCGCGGCGCTGGCGGGTATTTCCTACACCACAGTGTCCCATGTACTGAATAAAACCCGACCGGTCAGCGAGCCTGTACGCCTCAAAGTCGAGGCGGCCATCGCTGAGCTCGACTACGTGCCCAGTGCGGTGGCTCGTTCGCTGAAGGCGCGCAGCACGGCGACGATTGGCTTGTTGGTGCCCAATAGCGTCAACCCGTATTTTGCCGAGCTTGCACGCGGTATCGAGGATGCCTGCGAGCGAAACGGCTATTGCGTGATTCTGTGCAACTCTGACGACAACCCGCAAAAACAACGCAGCTACCTGCGCGTGTTGCTGGAGAAGCGCATCGATGGCCTGATTGTGGCGTCCGTGGGCGAAGACAGCGACTTGCAAGGTAGCCTGGCCAACGTGCGCACCCCGATGGTTATCGTCGACCGCGAGCTGGAGGGGGTCGAAGCAGATCTGGTGCGTATCGACCACGAGTTGGGTGCTTATCTGGCTACTCGCCATTTGCTGGAGCTGGGGCATCGCGACATTGCCTGTATCGGCGGCCCGGCTAGCACCAGTACGGCGCAGTTGCGTCTGGCCGGGTTTCAGCGCGCGTTGGCCGAGGCTGAAGTTAAGGTGAATGACGAGCATGTCGTCAGCAGTGATTTCACTAGCCTGGGGGGCTACGCGGCGGCTGCGCAACTGCTCGATGGGCGTCGGCCTACGGCGATTTTTGCTGGCAACGACATGATCGGCATCGGTGTGCTGCGTGCTGCAGCAGAACGCAATATTTGCGTGCCCGGTGAGCTCTCGGTCATTGGCTTCGATGACATCCAGTTGAGTCGCTATGTCTTCCCAGCCCTCACCACGGTGGGGCAATCCATTCGTGAACTGGGCGAGAGCGCGGCTTCACTGTTGTTGTCGCGCATTGCCCAGCCTTTGCGGGGCGAGCCGGAGCAACGCATCGTTGAGCCCAAGATCGTGTTGCGTGAGTCCACGGCACCCCGCCCAGACCTCTTCAATGATTACCGCTGAGATCGGAGCGCCTATGCACGCCAATGTGGTGGTGGTTGGAAGTCTCAATATGGACCTGGTGGCCCGCGCCGAGCGGTTGCCACGCGCTGGCGAAACTCTGGCGGGTGAATCCTTTGCTACCGTGCCGGGTGGCAAGGGCGCCAATCAGGCGGTGGCGGCCGCTCGACTGGGTGCTTCGGTTGCGATGATCGGCAATGTTGGTGACGACGCCTATGGCCAGCAACTGCGCCAGGCCCTGCTCGATGAGCAGGTCGATTGTCGCGCAGTGGCGGTGTGCTCCGGTGTTTCCAGCGGGCTGGCATTGATTGTGGTGGATGCCAGTAGCCAGAACGCCATCGTTATCATCCCGGGGGGCAATGGTAAGTTGCAGCCACAATCGGTGCAGGCTTTCGATGACTTGCTGCTGGATGCCGAAGTCATCATCTGCCAACTGGAAGTGCCCTCGCAAACAGTGGCCTACACCCTTGAGCGTGGCCGTGAACTGGGTAAAACAGTGATTCTCAACCCCGCGCCGTGCACTGGTCCCTTACCGCCGAGTTGGTACGCTTCAATCGATTACCTGATTCCCAATGAAAGCGAAGCGCAGGCGCTGACCGGCCTGCCGGTAACCGATCTGGCCAGCGCGGAATTTGCGGCCAGTCACCTGCGCAAACGTGGGGTAAAAAACGTGATCATCACGCTGGGTGCCCAAGGGGCGTTGTTCGCCAGTGCCCAAGGGGTGCAGCACTTTGCAGCGCCGACAGTGCAACCAGTGGATACCACGGCGGCTGGTGACACTTTTGTGGGTGGTTTCGCCGCTGCACTAGCGCGTGGAGTGGAGGAGGATGAGGCGATTGCGTTTGGTCAGCGTGCCGCAGCCCTGTCGGTAACCCGTGCCGGCGCCCAGCCTTCAATTCCTTATCTGGGCGAGGTGCAGCCATGAAAAAGACGCCGCTGCTCAACATTGCTTTGTCGCGGCTCATCGCCTCGCTGGGGCACGGCGATATTCTGGTCATTGGTGATGCCGGTTTGCCAGTGCCACCCGGTGTCGAGCTGATCGATCTTGCGTTGACCCCAGGCACTCCAGATTTTGCCAGTGTCCTGCGTGCGGTATTGTGCGAGATGCAGGTGGAGAGCCATGTGCTCGCCGATGAAATGTTCGCAGCCAATCCACCTGCCTTGATCACCGTTGAGCAATGTCATGCCCGTGCTCAGCTCGGTGCGAGAACTCGACTCAGTCATGCCGAGTTCAAGCAGCTTTGCTGCGGCGCTCGCGCAATGGTGCGTAGCGGGGAGTGCCAGCCCTATAGCAATATCGCTTTGATTGCCGGCGTCACATTTTAACGCTTAATGAATTCGTTGACTTGCTTCACGCCGCTAGACGTTAACCACAAGGAGTTCTATTGATGTCCATTTTGTCGGAAGGTGCAGGGCACACTGCGCCCATCGATTTGATCATCGATACCGACCCGGGTGCTGACGATGTGGTGGCCTTGCTGTTGGCCATGGCTTCACCTGAAGAACTGAACATTCACGCTATAACGACGGTTGCTGGCAACGTGCGCCTGGAAAAGACCTCGCGCAATGCAAGGTTGGCCAGGGAGTGGGGAGGGCGAGAGGACATTGCCATTTACGCAGGTGCGACCAGGCCATTGCTTCGCACGCCGATCTACGCCGCTGATATCCATGGCGAGGAGGGTTTGCCGGGTGTTGCCGTGCATGAGCCCACTCAAGGCTTGGCCACAGGCAGTGCAATTGAATACTTGGTCCAGACGTTGAGTAACGCCGAACCCCACAGCATGACCGTGGCTATGCTCGGCCCGCAAACCAATCTGGCGCTGGCCCTGATCCAGGCCCCGGAGATAGTCCAAGGCATCAAGGAAGTGATTGTAATGGGAGGGGCCCATTTCAATGGTGGCAACATCACGCCTGTGGCTGAATTCAATCTGTTTGCCGATCCGGAGGCCGCTGAAGTGGTGCTGAGCAGCGGGGTCAAGTTGACCTATCTGCCACTGGATGTGACCCATAGGGTGCTGACCAGTGATGCACGGCTCAAACAGTTGGCGGCGGTCGACAATCAGGCCGGCAAGCGGGTAGTGGGCATTCTTGATGCCTACGTCAGGGCCGATATGCAGCGCTACGGCGTTGAGGGTGGCCCCGTGCACGACGCCAGCGTGATCGCCTACCTGATCAAACCGGCGTTGTTCAGCGGGCGACGGATTTACATGCAGGTGGACAGCCGCGAAGGCATGACCTATGGCCAGACAATTGCAGACTGGCACGGCGTCCTTGCGCAGCCGGCCAATGTCATGTGGATCGACAGTGCAGATGCTCAGGGCTTTTTTGATCTGCTCAGTACACGGCTTGCACGTCTGGAGTAGTGTGCGAGTAGCGTTCGAACACCTGGTCGACGAAACTGCGCGCGGCCTCATTGCCCAGGTCTTTGACCAATAGGTCAATGGCAATCAGCATCAGTTCCTCAGCGCTGGCGGGGCTATAGGCGCTTTGGCCTTCGGCCCACTTGACCTTGATGTCGGCATCGATGATGTGGCTTGTCATGAGCATTTCCAAAAAATAACTGCGCGCTGTGGGTTCAAATGCCGGGCCCTGGCGTTTGAAGAGGGAGGCGTGACTGCTCTCCGCCCAAGGTTGCAGTAGAGCATGTCCAGCGTGCTCAAGGCACTGCGACTTAGGCATAAGCGCGGGGGCGTGGCAAACTAACGGTTTTCAGCTTGGCGGAACAGTGCTGTGCAGATCGATTTGAGCAACCCCGAACAGTTCACCATCGAGACGGTACGCTACATGCTTGCTGCCGGTAGCAATGCGGTACACAACCAGTTGCGGGTCAGCCGCGATGGCATTGCCTGGCTGTCACAGGTTGTAGGTGGACGTGATCTGGATGGCCTGGCCTTTCGTCTGGAAACCTGGGCGGCCGGTTCAGGCTGCGTGGGGGAGCAGGCGGCAGCAGATGAGCGCTGGGTGTTGCAGGTGTTCAACGTTTTGAGCAGCAACTGGCCAAAACCGGCGAGTGATTACATTGACCTGTACTGAGTGCCAAGGCACTTTGTGCAAAATTCCGTGACGATTAGGTTTTTACCTGAGCGCGCTGGCTCAGGCAGACTTGACGGGTTTTGCAACGAAAAATCAGCGAGGCTGTCACAGAGGCAGCAGCATTCCGTTTTTTAAGGAGGATTCATGTTCCGTGCATCACTGATGAGCCTGGTAGCAGTTGCCGTATTGGCCGGTTGCAGTACTGGCGGTTCGTCGTCCAAGACCCCGGAGGCTGCGGTGGCGAACAACGACGGCCGCTGTCAGGCAAGCGGCGCCGAATTCGCCGTCGGCAAGCAAGCAACGCCAGCTTTGGTCGAGCAAGCGCGCAAGGCCAGCGGATCGCAAATGGCACATGCGCTTGGCCCGAATGATGTCATGACCATGGACTACCGCTCCGAGCGCCTGAATTTGCACACCAATGCCCAGGGTGTGGTTATCAGCGTTAACTGCGGCTGATTTCGGTTTCCCGCAGGCACAAAAAAACCCGTCACGTGGACGGGTTTTTTTATTCGGTCAGAGCTTACTCTGGACGAACTTGTGCAGCCTGCATGCCCTTCTGGCCTTTTTCGGCAACGAAGGAAACGGTCTGGCCTTCTTTCAGGCTTTTGAAACCGTCAGATTCGATAGCCTTGAAGTGAACGAACAGGTCGTCGCCGCCACCTTGTGGAGTGATGAAGCCGAAGCCTTTCTCATCGTTGAACCATTTTACGGTGCCGGTTTGGCGATTAGACATGGGTGTATCTCCAGGAAACATGATTTTCGGTAGTGCGGTGTTGCCGAGGCCAACAGGGTGCACGCGACCATCATAGTATAAATATGGGCTTGTAGCCCCTTTTACCTTCGCAGATTGCTGATCTGGAGCAATTTAGCGATGGATTATCCGGCCAAAGGCCTATTTTTTCGGGCCGCAGACCGCTGCGACTTTTTCTTGCGCGCGCTTCATTACGCTTGCATCTACGCCATCCTGCAGGGTGTCGAGGTCCTTGATCTCTTCATCGCTAAGGTTTTTTTCGAGCACGTCTCCGGCGCATTTGCAGTGCATTTGGGCTTTGTCCTGGGTCAGGCCTTGCTTCTGTGCCTGAGCCACACAGGATGCCTGGTAATCGGCAGGTAGCTGGCCGGCATTGGCGCCCATCGGCAGTAACAGGGCAGAAGCAGCCGCCAGGGCCAGAAAAGACGGAAGTCGCATAGCCAAACACTCCTTGGGGTCTAGTTTCACAAGAGTAGGTCGCTTCAGAAACTCTGAGCGGAAAATTTCCCCTCAAGTTCCCCTCAGTCGCCGCTAAGCTTTGTGCTAGCATGCCTAGCTTGAAATTGCCGCCAGCTTTTACCTACGGCTTGTGGCTTGCAATTCTCTTTTTATTCCAGTCACTCTGGTTCGTTCCCTGACAGGCTTTCGGGCTTCTGCCACTGTGAGGCAGGCTTTGCTTGTGCAAAGACAGGGGCGGATCTTGTACTGGCTCATCCCAACCCACGTGACCTTTGGTAGGGGTCACCACTAGGAGAGGAGGCGCCATGCCCATCATTACTCTTCCCGATGGCAGTCAACGTTCGTTCGACAAGGCCGTGTCCGTAGCCGAAGTCGCCGCATCCATTGGTGCAGGCTTGGCCAAGGCCACCGTAGCCGGCAAGGTCGACGGCAAGCTGGTAGATGCCAGTGATCTGATCGAACACGACGCCAAGCTGCAAATCATTACACCCAAGGACGAAGAGGGGCTGGAGATTATCCGTCACTCGTGCGCCCACCTGGTTGGCCACGCAGTCAAGCAGTTGTACCCGACCGCCAAAATGGTTATCGGTCCGGTCATCGACGAAGGCTTCTACTACGACATCGCCTACGAACGTCCTTTCACGCCTGAAGACATGGCTGCCATCGAGCAGCGTATGCAGCAGCTGATCGACACCGACTACGATGTCATCAAAAAAGTTACCCCGCGCGCCGAGGTAATCGAGGTCTTCAAGGCTCGCGGTGAGGACTACAAACTGCGCCTGGTCGAAGACATGCCGGATGAACAGGCCATGGGCCTGTACTACCACGAAGAATATGTCGACATGTGCCGCGGTCCGCACGTGCCGAACACCCGCTTCCTCAAGTCGTTCAAGCTGACCAAGCTGTCCGGTGCCTACTGGCGCGGCGATGCCAAGAACGAGCAGTTGCAGCGCGTCTATGGCACTGCCTGGGCCGACAAAAAGCAGCTGGCTGCCTACATTCAGCGCATCGAAGAAGCGGAAAAACGCGATCACCGTAAAATCGGCAAGCGCCTGGGGCTGTTCCACCTTCAGGAAGAAGCGCCGGGCATGGTGTTCTGGCACCCTAACGGTTGGACGCTGTACCAGGTGCTCGAGCAGTACATGCGCAAGGTGCAACGCGACAACGGCTACCTCGAGATCAAGACCCCGCAGGTTGTCGACCGTTCGTTGTGGGAGAAGTCTGGTCACTGGGCCAACTACGCCGACAATATGTTCACCACTCAGTCGGAAAACCGCGACTACGCCATCAAGCCGATGAACTGCCCTTGCCACGTGCAGGTGTTCAATCAGGGCCTGAAGAGCTACCGCGAGTTGCCCCTGCGTCTGGCCGAATTCGGTGCTTGCCACCGCAACGAGCCGTCGGGTGCCCTGCATGGCATCATGCGCGTGCGTGGCTTTACCCAGGACGATGCGCACATCTTCTGCACTGAAGAACAGATGCAGTCTGAATCTGCGGCGTTCATCAAGCTGACCATGGATGTCTACGCCGACTTCGGCTTTACCGACGTGGTGATGAAGCTTTCCACTCGCCCTGAAAAGCGTGTCGGCTCTGATGAACTCTGGGATCGCGCCGAAGCGGCGTTGGCGTCCGCGCTTGACAGCGCTGGTCTGCCATATGACCTGCAGCCGGGCGAAGGCGCGTTCTACGGCCCGAAAATTGAATTCTCGCTCAAGGATTGCCTCGGTCGTGTCTGGCAGTGTGGTACCCTGCAGCTCGACTTCAACCTGCCGATTCGCCTGGGCGCAGAGTTCGTATCCGAAGATAACGGCCGCAAGCATCCCGTCATGTTGCACCGTGCCATCCTCGGTTCGTTCGAGCGCTTCGTCGGAATTCTGATCGAGCACTACGAAGGTGCGTTCCCGGCCTGGCTGGCGCCAACTCAGGCGGTGGTGATGAATATCACCGACAAACAAGCCGAATTTGCTCAACAAGTGGAAAAAACTCTGGCCGAAAGCGGTTTCCGTGCCAAGTCCGACTTGAGAAATGAGAAAATTGGCTTTAAGATCCGCGAGCATACCTTGCTCAAGGTTCCTTATCTCCTAGTTATCGGGGATCGGGAAGTCGAAACGCAAACTGTCGCTGTGCGTACCCGTGAAGGTGCTGACCTGGGCTCAATGCCCGTCGCCGAGTTCGCGGACTTGCTCGCGCAAGCGGTTTCCCGGCGTGGTCGCCAAGATTCGGAGTAATTATTATTAAGCGTGATATGAGACAAGACAAACGAGCTGTACCGAAGGCCCCGATCAACGAGAATATCTCGGCACTCGAGGTTCGGTTAATTGGCGTTGACGGCGAGCAGTTGGGCATCGTCTCGATTGGTGAAGCGCTTCGTATCGCTGAAGAAGCGAAGCTGGATCTGGTAGAAATTTCTGCTGATGCCGTACCTCCTGTCTGCAAAGTCATGGATTACGGCAAGAGCCTGTTCGAAAAGAAGAAGCAACAGGCCGCGGCGAAGAAGAACCAGAAAGTCATCCAGATCAAAGAAATCAAGTTTCGTCCAGGGACGGAGGAAGGGGATTACCAGGTAAAACTACGCAACCTGGTACGTTTCCTTAGTGATGGGGACAAGACCAAAATCTCTCTGAGATTCCGTGGTCGTGAGATGGCCCACCAGGAGCTGGGTATGGAACTGTTGAAGCGGATCGAAGCTGATCTGGCCGAATACGGAACCGTCGAACAGCATCCGAAGATGGAAGGACGCCAGCTTTTGATGGTCATCGCCCCCAAGAAAAAGAAATAACCACCAGGGCACGGCAGGCCTTGCGGTTATGTTTATCAACTGAATGCGGAGTATCCGAACATGCCAAAAATGAAAACCAAAAGCGGTGCAGCCAAGCGTTTCTTGAAAACGGCTAACGGCATCAAGCACAAACACGCTTTCAAGAGCCACATCCTGACCAAAATGTCGACCAAGCGTAAGCGTCAACTTCGTGGTAGCAGCTTGCTGCACCCGTCGGACGTGGCAAAAGTCGAGCGCATGCTGCGCCTTCGTTAATTTTTGGTTCTAGATAGAGGAAGTTACTCATGGCTCGTGTAAAGCGTGGCGTCATCGCTCGTAAGCGTCACAAGAAAATTCTGAAACTGGCTAAAGGCTACTACGGCGCACGCTCGCGCGTATTCCGTGTTGCCAAGCAAGCGGTCATCAAGGCAGGCCAATACGCCTACCGCGACCGTCGTCAGAAAAAACGTCAGTTCCGCGCTCTGTGGATCGCTCGTATCAACGCTGGTGCGCGTATCAACGGTCTGTCCTACAGCCGCCTGATCGCTGGCCTGAAAAAAGCGTCGATCGAAATCGACCGTAAGGTTCTGGCTGATCTGGCAGTGAACGAAAAAGCGGCGTTTGCTGCGATTGTCGAGAAAGCTAAAGCCTCGCTGGCTTAAGTACCCCGACAATCACCCGGCGTCATTTCCGGCGCCAGGTGTTAACGTCTTAATAGGGGAAGAGCCTGCGCTCTTCCCCTATTTTGTATCTGGAGTCTGTACATGGAAAACCTGGACGCGCTGGTCTCCCAAGCCCTGGAGGCCGTGGAACGCGCTGAAGACATCAATGCCCTGGAACAGATCCGGGTTCAATTCCTTGGCAAGAAAGGCGAACTGACTCAGGTGATGAAGACCCTGGGCAACATGCCTGCCGAAGAGCGGCCGAAAGTTGGCGCGCTGATCAACGACGCCAAGGAACGCGTCACCGAGGTGCTCAACGCGCGCAAGGCTGCTTTCGAAGAGGCCGAACTCAGCGCTCGTCTGGCTGCCGAATGCATTGATGTGACCCTGCCGGGCCGTGGCCAGACCTCAGGCGGTCTGCATCCAATCACCCGCACGCTGGAGCGCATCGAGCAGTTCTTCACCCACATCGGCTACGGCATTGCCGAAGGCCCTGAGGTCGAAGACGACTACCACAACTTCGAAGCGCTCAATATTCCCGGCCACCACCCGGCTCGGGCAATGCATGACACCTTCTACTTCAATGCCAACATGCTGCTGCGTACCCACACCTCGCCGGTGCAGGTGCGGACCATGGAGTCCAGCCAGCCGCCAATCCGCATTGTTTGCCCAGGTCGCGTTTATCGCTGCGACTCGGACCTGACCCACTCGCCGATGTTTCACCAGGTCGAAGGCCTGCTGATCGATCGCGACATCAATTTCGCCGATCTCAAAGGCACCATCGAAGAGTTCCTGCGGGTGTTCTTCGAAAAGGAACTGGCGGTACGCTTCCGTCCGTCCTTCTTCCCCTTCACCGAGCCTTCGGCTGAAGTCGACATCCAGTGCGTAATGTGCAGCGGTAAAGGTTGCCGCGTGTGCAAGCAGACCGGTTGGCTGGAAGTCATGGGTTGCGGCATGGTTCACCCGAACGTGCTGCGCATGTCCGGCATTGATCCGGAAGAGTTCCAGGGCTTCGCCTTCGGCATGGGTGCCGAGCGTCTGGCTATGCTGCGTTACGGCGTCAACGATTTGCGCCTGTTCTTCGACAACGACTTGCGGTTCCTTGCGCAATTTCGCTAGGTCGCGCACCCGTAACGAATCTTTCAGGAGAGCAGGATGAAATTCAGTGAAAAATGGCTGCGCGGTTGGGTAAACCCGCAAGTATCCCGCGACGAGCTGGTTGCTCGTCTTTCGATGGCCGGCCTTGAAGTCGACAGCGTAACGCCGGCTGCCGGTCAGTTCAGCGGCATCATCGTCGGTGAGGTGCTGAGTACCGAACAACATCCCGACGCTGACAAGTTGCGTGTTTGCCAGGTCAGCAGCGGCAGCGAGACCTTCCAGGTAGTGTGTGGCGCGCCTAACGTGCGCCCTGGCTTGAAAGTCCCATTTGCCATGATCGGTGCCGAACTGCCAGGTGACTTCAAAATCAAGAAGGCCAAGTTGCGTGGCGTTGAGTCCAACGGCATGCTGTGCTCGGCTGCAGAACTGCAGATCAGCGAAGAGAATGACGGCCTGTTGGAACTGGCAGCTGATGCACCGGTGGGCGAAGACATTCGCGTGTACCTGGACTTGGACGACGCCAGTATCGAGATCGGCTTGACCCCTAACCGGGGCGACTGCCTGTCGGTGGCGGGGCTGGCGCGTGACGTAGGTGCCTTGTACGACGTGCCGGTCACTCGCCTGGCCGTGCCGGCCGTTGCCGCTGTCCATGATGAAGTGCGTCCAGTTGAAGTTCTGGCGCCCGCTGCCTGCCCACGTTACCTGGGCCGTGTTATCCGCAACGTCGACCTGTCGCGCCCAACCCCGTTGTGGATGGTTGAGCGTCTGCGTCGCTCCGACGTACGCAGCATCGACGCTGCTGTGGACATCACCAACTATGTGATGCTCGAATTGGGCCAGCCGATGCACGCCTTCGATCTCGCCGAAATCAACGGCGGCATCCGTGTGCGCATGGCCGAGGAGGGCGAGAAGCTCGTTCTGCTCGATGGTCAGGAAGTGGCGCTGCGTAGCGATACCCTGGTTATTGCCGATCATTCTCGCGCCCTGGCCATTGCCGGCGTCATGGGTGGCGAGCACAGTGGTGTATCCGACACCACCCGTGACATCTTCCTTGAAAGCGCTTTCTTCGAGCCGATCTCCGTGGCTGGTAAAGCGCGTTCATATGGCCTGCACACCGATGCATCGCACCGCTACGAGCGTGGCGTTGACTCGCAGCTGGCTCGCGAAGCCATCGAGCGCGCGACTGCGCTGCTGCTGGAGATTGTCGGCGGCGAAGCCGGCCCTGTGGTCGATGTCACCAGCGAAGAACACTTGCCGAAGGTTGCGCCGATCATCCTGCGCGCCGAACGCCTGAGCCAAATGCTGGGCATGGAAATGGCAAGTACTGAGGTCGAGCAGCTGCTCAACGGTCTGGGCCTTGAAACCACCGCTGGAGAAGGGCAGTGGCAGGTAGAAGTACCAAGCCACCGCTTCGACATCAGCCTGGAAGTCGACCTGATCGAAGAGCTGGCCCGTTTGTACGGCTACAACCGTCTACCGGTTCGTTATCCGCAAGCACGCCTGGCCCCGCAAGCCAAGGCTGAAGCGCGTGGTGAACTGCCAGCCTTGCGGCGTTTGCTGGTTGCACGCGGCTATCAGGAGGCGATCACCTACAGCTTCATCGATCCGAAACTGTTCGAGCTGTTCACGCCAGGTGTGGAACCACTGCTG is a window of Pseudomonas sp. DG56-2 DNA encoding:
- the pheT gene encoding phenylalanine--tRNA ligase subunit beta, with product MKFSEKWLRGWVNPQVSRDELVARLSMAGLEVDSVTPAAGQFSGIIVGEVLSTEQHPDADKLRVCQVSSGSETFQVVCGAPNVRPGLKVPFAMIGAELPGDFKIKKAKLRGVESNGMLCSAAELQISEENDGLLELAADAPVGEDIRVYLDLDDASIEIGLTPNRGDCLSVAGLARDVGALYDVPVTRLAVPAVAAVHDEVRPVEVLAPAACPRYLGRVIRNVDLSRPTPLWMVERLRRSDVRSIDAAVDITNYVMLELGQPMHAFDLAEINGGIRVRMAEEGEKLVLLDGQEVALRSDTLVIADHSRALAIAGVMGGEHSGVSDTTRDIFLESAFFEPISVAGKARSYGLHTDASHRYERGVDSQLAREAIERATALLLEIVGGEAGPVVDVTSEEHLPKVAPIILRAERLSQMLGMEMASTEVEQLLNGLGLETTAGEGQWQVEVPSHRFDISLEVDLIEELARLYGYNRLPVRYPQARLAPQAKAEARGELPALRRLLVARGYQEAITYSFIDPKLFELFTPGVEPLLLANPISSDMAAMRASLWPGLVKSLQHNLNRQQDRVRLFESGLRFVGQLGDLKQEPMLAGVVCGSRLPEGWANGRDTIDFFDVKADVEAVLGFSGSLAEFSFVPGKHPALHPGQTARIERDGHEVGYLGAIHPELAKTLGLDRPVFVFELVLGEVVDGRLPKFSELSKFPEVRRDLALVAGHDVASSSVLEVIRDNAGEWLTDLRLFDVYQGKGIDPDRKSLAVGLTWQHPSRTLNDEEVNTATQNILTSLEQRLNTTLRK